In Plasmodium falciparum 3D7 genome assembly, chromosome: 6, the genomic window ATATTTCATCTAATTTAAGATTATATGTTAAGAAGAGTTCAATACATGGATATGGACTATATACTTGTGAATTTATTAATGAAGGGGaggtaaaaattatatttatttgttatatatggcttgaaaggaaatatattttatcatattgacacataattatatatatatatatatatatttatatatgttttttttttttttttttttttttttttttttttttttttcttcctattTGTTTAGCCCGTTATTGAATATATTGgtgaatatataagaaaCATTATAAGTGATAAGAGAGAAAAGTATTATGACAAAATAGAAAGTAGCTGTTATATGTTCAGATTAAATgagaatataattattgatGCAACAAAATGGGGAAATGTCAGTAGATTTATAAATCACAGTTGTGAggtaaattttattaatatgttgatatatatatatatatgtatatgtaaatgTGAAGAcacattaataaattatttattaaatattatatactttatgtatattatctcattcataatttttttgattacttatttattttatagcCAAATTGTTTTTGTAAAATAGTTAGCTGTGATCAAAATTTGAAACACATTGTAATTTTTGCCAAAAGGGATATAGCAGCCCATGAAGAAATAACATACGATTATcaggtaaaaatatatacctataagatttttatcacatatattgaaaatatatatatatatatatatatatatatatgtatataatatatattaattttttttttttttttttttttttttttttttatagtttgGTGTTGAATctgaaggaaaaaaattgATATGTTTATGTGGCTCAAGTACTTGTCTAGGAAGAATGaattaaaataacaaatttttaaaatgtatatatatatatatatatatatatatatatttatatgttttatttttttttttttgtcttatattttaattctaATATGTTCTATTTCGTGTATTGcacatgatatatatatatatatatatatatatttatttatttaatgattatttttattatttatttattttattattttttttttttttttgtcattatcattttgaaccatatataattgttttataactgtgtaattttattttttgtcaaaaacgaaaaaaccttatttattaagaaaaataatattttaatattgttTAAACGTTAAgacatatttattacattacATGATTATGTTTCCCTTTTTCCTTTtgcttttcctttttttttttttttttttttttaatggttATAAtggcataaaaaaaattaatattattttaaatgtttattaataaaatacaaatgttgtaaaaatgtaaaagttataaatatataataaagaaaaccTAAAAAGTAAGATTTATTATGAATGGTTATAAAagatacataaaaaaaaaaaaataagaatgaaaagaaaaaaagaaacaaatataaaaaaatatagaacatgctaatatttatatgaacacatatatatatatatatatatatatattacaattcataatgataattattatttttgaaaaatatgaattctCTACTTAATAATGAACTTAttctatttttaatttgttcatTTGATGAGATATCCATTTTATCTTTAATAAAAGAgcatatttttctttctgATGATTTTccatttgtttttaaaaatttgacAATAGCTGCATCTATGTGTAATGTTTTATCTTCTATTTCATTgtcttcatttaataatgaaGTTGTTGGTCCCATAtcatctttatataatacatcattataattaacaataagaaattttttcttagaacgaaatgaaaaatttaattttaatatttcatttgctttatcataaattaatatatgtgtttCTCCTATAGTATATATGGTTTTTAGATATCGTATTATATTTTCAGTTGATATTCCtgttaattcttttatttcgtTAATAtgatattcattttttttattgaataataataaaacgaGTGCTTGTAATATAGTAActgtaatataaattttttttttccctttcttattatatgtgCTAGAACTATCCTCATTGTTAagatcatcatcattatcatcactataattattattttcatccctttttttgtcattattttcatcccTTTTTTCGTCATTATTGTCATCTCTTTTTTcgatattattatcatcccttttttcaatattattatcatcccttttttcaatattattatcatcccttttttcaatattattatgatctcttttttcatcattattgtcatctcttttttcatcattattgtcaTCTCTTTTTCCCAAATCAAATGAACCTTCCtccttaaaatttttaaaatgtacCCTCAGAGTACATAAACCCAATAGAGGTaagaatttaatatttttggaCTTATTATACTTTTGATAGAATAGGAAAAATGCTTCGTtacacatttttatcattggaggatatattacattattttcTGTATTTACATATTCCCATGattcattaaaaattatattaaccgcatattttttcctttttaaaaaGTGGTTAACATTATTTGGTAGttctttataaaatttcATTAATGTTTTAGATGTAAACTTCATATCTTTTAGAataatttctatttttttagtAAATTGTGCACCACATTCTTTTTTGAGTGTTTTAAAAACTTTGACAtctaaaataatattgaagCTTGAATCGTTTATTAATCTCTTACACATATATGTTCGATAgtatttttcaaatttttcTTTGTCACTTACATATCTAAAAAGACTAAGAATAACGGTTatcatattcataatatattttcctatgatatgatattttttaaataatttatcgatttttaaaagatgaaaaaatattttttcatcacTGCGTTTGTTTATATTGAGACTGTCATAATAAAGATTATTATGGTaatcattattaaaatataaattattattaaaatatatattatcattatgatcattattatgaatattgtTGTCCATGTGTTTCCTTTTAACATATTCCTCCTCATGCTCAAAATTTATGAGgtctttttttgtatttttccttttttttcgtaaatatttttttattcctaACATATTATCACTATCCGttgatatatcataaaaGTCAATTGTTTCGGATATTGGTTGAGTACAATAATTATTCCAATCAACCTCAAAAAGTAGATTATTAAATAGGCTtcgattattttttatttttttatttagtatataatatttttttagttttCTTAAACATGCATTATACAttgttaataaattattgaGATACATACTCAGAATAATTGGCATATATGTTTCTGCTTGTATACccttattaataaaatgttcAAAAACTTCTCtccattttttcataaaatatgaagaata contains:
- a CDS encoding cullin-like protein, putative, whose translation is MDPTAVNNYPVFYVKNKDFLNVDNEHIRCSLKRFEEYIHECFSILPYNKIKIQNEEKISVQHFCDVLVFNQCEQIICAIIEKECNEKTKQFFEEVEIRIKNEEFKNGEEEFLKLFVSIWNNFSLVLIHISDILQSFIAYTKNMCCNFFDPTQIFNYLWKKYINQYVIIKNMFISSICNYLTYDKIYCETYFYEYVCVNICNKYATKRYNLKKNQINYIERLQNIQKNYQVNNEATNKQTNKINKKDCINKKEIPTENITYKTKEEEHIQRGDHNNNNNYNNSYDNNNYSDDIYNSNPYLDDTNHEYKNTQKKKKINDKVLSLSIKISDILNLYDDFERIYKNETYTFYKEKIEKYKKDMETLGYEECNFDFPIIVENYLCHEQIRSRKFLKEHTEITILNMLKDLLLVKNRDVLFKDSYIKYCIIKEKYDPLRSVYLYSLNLDDLENFSNIFFNVVDNIGTELVNDVINKRNNSSLLNNAIIKLINFKLNVDRIIIMSFRYSSYFMKKWREVFEHFINKGIQAETYMPIILSMYLNNLLTMYNACLRKLKKYYILNKKIKNNRSLFNNLLFEVDWNNYCTQPISETIDFYDISTDSDNMLGIKKYLRKKRKNTKKDLINFEHEEEYVKRKHMDNNIHNNDHNDNIYFNNNLYFNNDYHNNLYYDSLNINKRSDEKIFFHLLKIDKLFKKYHIIGKYIMNMITVILSLFRYVSDKEKFEKYYRTYMCKRLINDSSFNIILDVKVFKTLKKECGAQFTKKIEIILKDMKFTSKTLMKFYKELPNNVNHFLKRKKYAVNIIFNESWEYVNTENNVIYPPMIKMCNEAFFLFYQKYNKSKNIKFLPLLGLCTLRVHFKNFKEEGSFDLGKRDDNNDEKRDDNNDEKRDHNNIEKRDDNNIEKRDDNNIEKRDDNNIEKRDDNNDEKRDENNDKKRDENNNYSDDNDDDLNNEDSSSTYNKKGKKKIYITVTILQALVLLLFNKKNEYHINEIKELTGISTENIIRYLKTIYTIGETHILIYDKANEILKLNFSFRSKKKFLIVNYNDVLYKDDMGPTTSLLNEDNEIEDKTLHIDAAIVKFLKTNGKSSERKICSFIKDKMDISSNEQIKNRISSLLSREFIFFKNNNYHYEL